One Nicotiana sylvestris chromosome 12, ASM39365v2, whole genome shotgun sequence genomic window carries:
- the LOC104217401 gene encoding uncharacterized protein — protein sequence MGFELLEIGVQMRRVVMFSIKGCYKTVLNHPFLVSMLCFIAFLYRSFPFLFSILVATSPVLVCTAVLLGTLLSFGQPNIPEIEREEKTTHDIVPLKTGLLCDTTHIESEDSYYVERYTDNERDVLEQSIDKVSYLSPLLEERSREFQFGNGFFDEAAREFYEQNNEKSEEKHDDGEHTEDLYSPIPTVDGDFEEAEREFYEQNDDKNEEKHDDEELMESQYSPIPMVDEGFEEAEREFYEQNDEKNEEKHDDGELIESQYSPIPKVDNESMDFDFDRSDSFDSKRVNLNSLPGSPWKKEESDKEEEQEEEDDESFDSESDRAESSSPDASMADIIPMLDELHPLLDEDTPQHVSLSHDDGFDAASDSSGKFSASDNESDDGCENQEEVEVAHDENEEETQDKEDKSKSAITWTEEDQKNLIDLGSSEVERNQRLESLMARRRSLKKMRLMMTEKNLIDLDTADLPFNIPPISTARNNPFDVPKDNYELGLPPIPGSAPSILVPRRNPFDLPYDSSEEKPDLMEDSFEEEFMVFRPKEPVLRRNETFSARPSLFGMNRQDSHFRPYFVPERMASEGTSYSPFQRRSSELSDSKVSSVPETDSLGSVEDLIEEINVRHKSLDEEELEHKELIDEHISEEPELISKMEHTFEHVRNGSESSEEVESLEQLGAVEIHHEVEETLLQEGRVSDALELNPTEIQSKSKTSDQIYSNQSSSSSLEVSESVFAYKEEEEEEETVSSLEETMGDVQQNGISRQASFNGSDFHITSTSAEQTSHWEPIYDTSSSAIMENIFSASLSSDQLEESETGFSPILVKRSVSFFERESEETSQDIERSISTNEEISAPVDDQESLSRDEVCKRELDVAKVEISQHDEFFGSASAPLMPEFVVGQASTDSKLSANEDIGYEEGTIEHALQQIYSSGFNADTCIVPQHAVDQTVEFLSKSSEHENIHQLDDEQHSLIAEEVPLVQPDMRSLEKDSVDDAAQKEEAIISELNDLPSSNNVVNLVTDAHSELDEKLISSEHQFASVEKSSSLCEEDATCSDKSMDEESSEDHNVMEPPVILVESIEEASTTENLNVPEIHDIGDGIPIINSPRTPDSFSNLHEVDEAPRGAGLSGLRNNILDELENDNQIKVLENYVLPLEAADFHHDEQYIVEETDGISDIDVVFLSELDTVGDFSIKGSSQNEFERQISSSAEDLSPFHAVDSVTTEVYEGACAEVHERKLPLHPEILNASTFEEIDEHEEKECASDIQNYGLRSIDHIDVVYPRSIEGGLPEDSDTGPSDPSVKHNVDAQDIVPEMPIVEAQNSVFEIENLQSTQTGVTEEETDSGMPVLEAQTIQDIESAFWQVYEKEIEKSNVLEQSNAEDSGMPVLEAETIEDIELAFRSTSEKEIEHSDVLELPNSELVTEQSGCSNNDASVEMSSSVQEDSGMPVLEAQTIEDFELAFRSTSEKEIEHSDVLELPNSELVTEQSGCSNNDASVEMSSSVQEDSGMPVLEAQTVEDIELAFRSTSEKEIEHPNVLELPNSELVTEQSGSSNNAAAVEVSSSVQEDSGMPVLEAQTVEDIELAFRSTSEKEIEHPNVLELPNAELVTEQSGSSNNAAAVEVSSSVQEDSGMPVLEAQRVEDIELAFRSTSDKEIENSNVLELVTEESGNNTAAVEVLSSALEDSGMPVLEAQTVEDIELAFRNIWEKEIENSDVLELPNAKPLTEESGSSDNSAVFEVSSSVKEDSGMPVLEAQTIEDIELAFRQISEDETENSNVLELPNSELETEESGNNVAAVELSSSVLEDSGMPVLEAQTIEDIELAFRQISENETETENSNVLELPNAELVTEESGNNAAAVEVLSSALEDSGMPVLEAETVEDIDTVFRRISEKEIEKSNVLEQPNAELATDISGNSDNAAVLKVSSVTRAMQLPILETRPTEYFDLDHENLSESDGDEHKEKSRDIGASSDSQNVETDLASKQVLEGNLEKPLKSTSEGELAEVKPSGAGSSNDMESSVRGSDVS from the exons atggGTTTTGAGTTGTTAGAGATTGGAGTTCAGATGAGGAGAGTAGTGATGTTTTCAATTAAAGGATGTTATAAAACAGTGTTGAATCATCCTTTCCTTGTGAGTATGCTGTGTTTCATAGCATTTTTGTACAGATCTTTCCCATTTCTGTTTTCCATATTAGTAGCTACATCCCCAGTTCTTGTTTGTACTGCTGTTTTGCTCGGAACTTTACTAAGTTTTGGCCAACCAAATATACCTGAAATTGAAAGGGAAGAAAAAACAACTCATGATATAGTGCCTTTGAAAACTGGACTATTATGTGATACTACTCATATTGAGAGTGAAGATAGCTACTATGTGGAGAGATATACTGATAATGAGAGGGACGTCCTAGAGCAGTCCATTGATAAGGTCAGTTATCTTTCCCCTTTACTGGAGGAAAGGTCTCGAGAATTTCAATTTGGGAATGGGTTTTTTGATGAAGCAGCAAGGGAGTTTTATGAGCAGAACAATGAAAAGAGCGAAGAGAAACACGACGATGGAGAACATACGGAGGATCTATACTCTCCAATTCCAACAGTTGATGGGGATTTTGAGGAAGCAGAGAGGGAATTTTATGAACAGAACGATGACAAGAATGAAGAGAAACATGATGATGAGGAACTTATGGAGAGTCAATACTCTCCCATTCCTATGGTTGATGAGGGTTTTGAGGAAGCAGAGAGGGAATTTTATGAGCAGAATGATGAAAAGAATGAAGAGAAACATGATGATGGGGAACTTATCGAGAGTCAATACTCTCCCATTCCAAAGGTTGATAATGAGAGCATGGATTTTGATTTTGATAGATCAGATTCCTTTGATTCTAAAAGGGTGAATCTTAATTCTCTTCCTGGTTCCCCTTGGAAAAAGGAGGAGTCCGACAAAGAGGAAGAACAGGAGGAGGAGGATGACGAGTCTTTTGATTCGGAGTCTGATCGAGCGGAGAGCTCTTCTCCAGATGCTTCAATGGCTGACATTATCCCGATGCTTGATGAGCTCCATCCGCTTTTAGATGAAGACACTCCTCAACATGTTAGTTTGTCGCATGATGATGGTTTTGATGCTGCTTCAGACAGTTCGGGTAAGTTCAGTGCAAGCGATAATGAATCTGATGATGGTTGTGAAAACCAGGAAGAGGTAGAAGTTGCACATGACGAGAATGAAGAAGAAACACAAGACAAGGAAGATAAAAGTAAGTCAGCTATTACATGGACAGAGGAGGATCAGAAGAATCTAATTGACTTGGGAAGCTCGGAGGTGGAAAGGAATCAACGGTTGGAGAGTCTTATGGCGAGGAGAAGATCACTGAAGAAAATGAGGCTGATGATGACCGAAAAGAATTTGATTGACTTGGATACCGCTGATCTTCCGTTCAACATCCCGCCCATTTCAACAGCAAGAAACAATCCTTTTGATGTTCCTAAGGATAACTACGAACTTGGACTGCCTCCAATTCCTGGGTCTGCTCCATCCATTTTAGTACCAAGGCGGAACCCATTCGATCTTCCCTACGACTCAAGTGAAGAGAAGCCTGATCTTATGGAAGACAGTTTCGAAGAAGAGTTTATGGTATTTCGACCAAAGGAGCCAGTCTTGCGGAGGAACGAAACTTTTAGTGCAAGGCCCTCACTATTTGGGATGAATAGGCAAGATAGCCATTTCAGACCTTATTTTGTCCCAGAAAGGATGGCTTCGGAAGGAACGAGCTACTCACCATTTCAACGACGATCTAGCGAACTTAGTGATTCCAAGGTAAGTTCTGTTCCTGAAACAGATTCATTAGGTTCAGTTGAAGACCTCATTGAAGAGATCAATGTAAGACACAAAAGCCTCGATGAAGAAGAACTGGAACACAAAGAGCTCATAGATGAACATATCTCCGAGGAACCAGAGCTGATATCTAAAATGGAGCATACTTTTGAGCATGTCAGGAATGGAAGTGAATCCTCTGAAGAAGTCGAGTCACTGGAGCAGCTGGGAGCTGTGGAAATTCATCATGAAGTAGAAGAAACTTTGCTCCAAGAAGGAAGAGTGTCCGATGCTTTGGAACTTAATCCAACCGAAATTCAATCGAAGTCAAAAACTTCTGATCAGATATACAGCAATCAATCTAGCTCCTCGTCGTTAGAAGTAAGCGAAAGTGTCTTTGcatataaagaagaagaagaagaagaagagacggTGTCAAGCTTAGAGGAGACAATGGGTGATGTTCAACAAAATGGGATCTCCAGGCAAGCTTCATTTAATGGATCAGATTTCCACATCACGAGCACTTCAGCGGAGCAGACTTCACACTGGGAACCTATTTATGATACCAGTTCTTCTGCTATTATGGAAAACATTTTTTCAGCCTCCTTAAGTTCAGATCAGCTTGAGGAATCTGAAACAGGGTTTTCCCCTATATTGGTTAAAAGAAGTGTTTCTTTCTTCGAGAGGGAATCTGAGGAAACTAGTCAGGACATTGAAAGGTCCATTTCTACTAATGAAGAGATTTCGGCACCAGTAGATGACCAAGAATCTCTGTCAAGGGACGAGGTATGCAAACGCGAGCTTGATGTTGCAAAGGTGGAGATCTCTCAACATGATGAATTCTTTGGCAGTGCAAGTGCTCCTCTGATGCCTGAGTTTGTCGTTGGTCAGGCATCTACTGACTCAAAATTATCAGCAAATGAAGATATTGGGTATGAGGAAGGAACTATTGAGCATGCGCTACAGCAAATTTATTCTTCAGGATTTAATGCGGATACCTGTATTGTGCCTCAACATGCTGTAGACCAGACAGTGGAATTCCTTTCAAAGTCCTCAGAACATGAAAACATCCATCAGTTGGATGATGAACAGCATTCTCTAATCGCAGAAGAGGTTCCACTCGTTCAACCAGATATGCGTTCTTTGGAGAAGGATTCTGTGGACGATGCAGCTCAGAAGGAAGAAGCTATCATCTCAGAACTAAATGATCTTCCCTCATCAAACAATGTTGTAAATTTGGTTACTGATGCTCACAGTGAATTGGATGAAAAGCTGATCTCTTCTGAACATCAATTTGCTTCTGTAGAAAAGTCCTCGTCTCTATGTGAAGAAGACGCCACATGCTCAGACAAATCCATGGATGAAGAATCTTCAGAGGATCACAACGTAATG GAGCCACCAGTTATCCTGGTTGAGTCAATTGAGGAAGCAAGTACCACGGAGAACTTGAATGTGCCAGAAATCCACGACATTGGTGACGGAATCCCCATTATCAACTCCCCACGTACTCCTGACTCTTTCTCCAATCTGCATGAGGTTGATGAAGCCCCAAGAGGTGCTGGTCTATCAGGTCTAAGGAACAACATCCTCGATGAGTTGGAAAATGATAACCAGATCAAGGTCTTGGAAAACTATGTATTGCCACTAGAAGCAGCTGATTTTCATCATGATGAGCAATATATAGTTGAAGAAACCGATGGTATCAGCGACATTGATGTGGTATTTCTCTCTGAATTAGATACAGTTGGTGACTTTAGCATCAAGGGGTCAAGCCAGAATGAGTTTGAGAGACAAATCAGCTCTAGTGCAGAGGATTTGTCTCCATTCCATGCTGTTGATTCTGTAACTACAGAAGTTTACGAAGGGGCCTGTGCTGAAGTTCATGAAAGAAAGCTCCCGTTGCACCCTGAGATCTTAAATGCATCCACATTTGAAGAGATTGATGAGCATGAAGAAAAGGAGTGTGCTTCAGATATTCAAAACTATGGATTGAGAAGTATCGATCATATTGATGTTGTTTATCCTAGATCAATTGAAGGAGGATTGCCAGAGGATAGTGACACCGGACCTTCAGATCCCAGTGTAAAGCACAATGTGGATGCTCAAGATATAGTTCCAGAAATGCCAATAGTTGAAGCTCAAAACTCTGTCTTTGAGATAGAAAACTTACAATCTACTCAAACTGGAGTGACTGAAGAGGAAACTGATTCTGGTATGCCAGTACTGGAAGCACAAACAATTCAAGATATTGAGTCAGCATTTTGGCAAGTTTATGAGAAAGAAATAGAGAAATCTAATGTTCTTGAGCAATCTAATGCTGAAGATTCTGGAATGCCAGTGCTGGAAGCAGAAACAATTGAAGATATTGAGTTAGCATTTAGAAGTACTTCTGAGAAAGAAATAGAGCACTCGGATGTGCTTGAGCTACCTAATTCTGAGCTAGTAACTGAACAATCTGGGTGTTCAAACAATGACGCATCGGTTGAAATGTCAAGTTCAGTACAGGAAGATTCTGGAATGCCAGTTCTGGAAGCACAAACAATTGAAGATTTTGAGTTAGCATTTAGAAGTACTTCTGAGAAAGAAATAGAGCACTCGGATGTGCTTGAGCTACCTAATTCTGAGCTAGTAACTGAACAATCTGGGTGTTCAAACAATGACGCATCGGTTGAAATGTCAAGTTCAGTACAGGAAGATTCTGGAATGCCAGTTCTGGAAGCACAAACAGTTGAAGATATTGAGTTAGCATTTAGAAGTACTTCTGAGAAAGAAATAGAGCACCCGAATGTGCTTGAGCTACCTAATTCTGAGCTAGTAACTGAACAATCTGGGAGTTCAAACAATGCGGCAGCAGTTGAAGTGTCAAGTTCAGTACAGGAAGATTCTGGAATGCCAGTTCTGGAAGCACAAACAGTTGAAGATATTGAGTTAGCATTTAGAAGTACTTCTGAAAAAGAAATAGAGCACCCGAATGTGCTTGAGCTACCTAATGCTGAGCTAGTAACTGAACAATCTGGGAGTTCAAACAATGCGGCAGCAGTTGAAGTGTCAAGTTCAGTACAGGAAGATTCTGGAATGCCAGTTCTGGAAGCACAAAGAGTTGAAGATATTGAGTTAGCATTTAGAAGTACTTCTGATAAAGAAATAGAGAACTCGAATGTGCTTGAGCTAGTAACTGAAGAATCTGGAAACAATACAGCAGCAGTTGAAGTGTTAAGTTCAGCTCTTGAAGATTCAGGAATGCCAGTGCTGGAAGCACAAACAGTTGAAGATATTGAGTTAGCATTTAGAAATATTTGGGAGAAAGAAATAGAGAACTCGGATGTGCTTGAGCTTCCTAATGCTAAACCATTAACTGAAGAATCTGGGAGTTCTGACAATTCAGCGGTGTTTGAAGTGTCAAGTTCAGTAAAGGAAGATTCTGGAATGCCAGTGCTCGAAGCACAAACAATTGAAGATATTGAGCTAGCATTTAGGCAAATTTCTGAGGATGAAACAGAGAACTCGAATGTGCTTGAGCTACCTAATTCTGAGCTAGAAACTGAAGAATCTGGAAACAATGTGGCAGCGGTTGAACTGTCGAGTTCAGTACTGGAAGATTCTGGAATGCCAGTACTGGAAGCACAAACAATTGAAGATATTGAGCTAGCATTTAGGCAAATTTCTGAGAATGAAACAGAGACAGAGAACTCGAATGTGCTTGAGCTGCCTAATGCTGAGCTAGTAACTGAAGAATCTGGAAACAATGCAGCAGCGGTTGAAGTGTTAAGTTCAGCTCTGGAAGATTCTGGAATGCCAGTGCTCGAAGCAGAAACAGTTGAAGATATCGACACAGTATTTAGACGAATATCTgagaaagaaatagaaaaatcaaATGTTCTTGAGCAACCTAATGCTGAGCTAGCAACTGACATATCTGGGAATTCTGACAATGCAGCAGTGCTCAAAGTGTCAAGTGTGACACGCGCAATGCAATTACCAATTCTTGAAACAAGACCAACTGAATATTTTGATTTGGATCATGAAAATCTTTCAGAGAGTGATGGTGATGAGCATAAGGAGAAATCCAGAGACATAGGAGCTTCTTCAGATTCACAAAACGTCGAGACAGACTTGGCTTCGAAACAAGTCTTGGAAGGAAATCTGGAGAAACCCCTGAAATCCACTTCTGAAGGTGAGTTAGCAGAAGTTAAGCCAAGTGGAGCAGGCTCATCCAATGATATGGAATCAAGTGTTAGAGGATCTGATGTATCTTGA
- the LOC104227281 gene encoding leucine-rich repeat protein 1-like has protein sequence MATVIETQSLGFLVIVLALAVSVRGNSEGDALYALRRSLSDPDNVLQSWDPNLVNPCTWFHVTCNGDNHVTRVDLGNSKLSGHLVPELGKLEHLQYLELYKNNIQGTIPKELGNLKSLISLDLYNNNISGTIPPSLGKLKNLVFLRLNDNQLTGPIPRELSSVSSLKVVDVSNNNLCGTIPTSGPFEHIPLNNFEHNPRLEGPELLGLASYDTNCS, from the exons ATGGCAACTGTTATTGAAACCCAGAGTTTGGGCTTTTTGGTAATTGTACTTGCTCTAGCTGTTAGTGTTAGGGGAAATTCAGAAGGGGATGCTTTGTACGCCCTCCGTCGGAGCTTATCCGACCCGGATAACGTGCTCCAGAGCTGGGATCCGAATCTTGTAAACCCTTGTACTTGGTTTCATGTTACTTGCAACGGCGATAACCACGTCACTCGTGT GGACCTTGGCAACTCAAAGCTATCTGGTCATTTGGTACCTGAACTTGGAAAGCTCGAACATCTACAGTATTT GGAGCTTTACAAAAATAATATTCAGGGAACCATCCCTAAAGAGCTTGGTAACTTGAAGAGCCTTATCAGTCTGGATCTGTACAACAATAATATTTCAGGGACAATCCCTCCTTCACTGGGAAAGTTGAAAAATCTTGTTTTCCT GCGTCTGAATGATAACCAGCTAACTGGACCAATCCCAAGAGAACTTTCTAGTGTTTCTAGCCTGAAAGTTGT GGATGTCTCAAATAACAATTTGTGTGGAACAATTCCTACTTCTGGTCCATTTGAGCATATTCCACTGAACAA CTTTGAGCACAATCCTCGACTTGAAGGTCCGGAGTTGTTGGGACTCGCTAGCTATGACACCAATTGCTCTTAG
- the LOC138883564 gene encoding uncharacterized protein, translating to MSKSGFDKHTDPIEAPRLSKYNFSIDASGIVSAIGRIKYTKWPRPIQIDPSQRNSNLMCKYHGTHGHRTEDCRQLREEVDHLFNEGHLREFLSDRAKNHFRERDARKNEQEEPQHVIHMIIGGVDVPQRPVFKCTKVSITREKWTRTYVPEDVLSFFDEETEGISQPHKYALVISIILNKIQVKCVLVDPGSSTNIIRSRVVEQLGLQDQIVPAPRVLNGFNMASETTKGEIVLPVNIAGTIQDTRFHVIEGDMRYNALLGRPCIHNMRAVPSTLHQIMKFSTEEGAKTVYGEQHAAKEMFAIEEVVPIVEPLTSEKSSTKGKQTTK from the coding sequence atgagcaagagCGGGTTCGATAAACATACCGACCCCATAGAGGCTCCTCGATTATCAAAGTATAACTTCAGCATAGATGCATCGGGGATTGTCTCAGCTATTGGGAGAATCAAGTACACCAAGTGGCCCAGACCTATACAGATCGATCCTTCTCAAAGAAACTCgaacttgatgtgcaagtatcatggcacacatggtcatCGAACAGAAGATTGCAGACAGTTAAGGGAAGAAGTGGATCATTTGTTTAacgagggccaccttcgagaattcctaagtgatcgggctaagaatcactttagggagagagatgcaaggaaaaatgaacaagaagaaccacaacatgtaatccacatgatcattggcggAGTTGATGTCCCTCAACGACCTGTATTCAAATgcaccaaagtatcaatcaccagagaaaaatggactcggaCCTATGTGCCCGAGGACGTCTTATCGTTCTTTGATGAGGAAAcagaaggcatatctcagcctCACAAATACGCACTAGTAATCTCTATCATTTTAAATAAAATCCAAGTTAAatgtgttttagtggatccaggtagctctacaaacataatcagatcgagggtcgtggaacaactcggcctacaagatcaaattgtACCTGCACCTCGGGTCctgaatggcttcaacatggcaagcgaaacaacaaaGGGAGAGATTGTCTTGCCAGTAAACATAGCTGGGACCATACAAGACACTAGATTCCATGTAattgaaggtgacatgaggtataacgcactccttgggagaccatgtatacacaacatgagggcagtgccttcAACTCTTCACCAGATAATGAAATTCTCAACAGAAGAAGGAGCGAAAACGGTCTATGGAGAGCAACATGCtgcaaaagagatgtttgcaatcgaGGAAGTGGTGCCGATAGTAGAGCCTTTGACCTCGGAGAAATCGAGCACCAAGGGTAAGCAGACAACCAAATAG